The Croceicoccus marinus genome contains a region encoding:
- the rbfA gene encoding 30S ribosome-binding factor RbfA — translation MARNSTPEQQSVRVLKVGERVRHILSELLSRGEVHDDTIAAHAVSVTEVRMSPDLRQAKVYVKPLLGADEAKVIKALQVNTAFFQREVAQRLGLKFAPKLQFRPDETFDEAGRIERLLDDPRVRRDIEDDED, via the coding sequence ATGGCTCGCAATTCCACCCCCGAACAGCAATCCGTGCGCGTTCTGAAAGTCGGCGAGCGGGTGCGCCATATATTGTCGGAACTGCTTTCGCGCGGGGAAGTGCACGATGATACGATCGCTGCGCATGCCGTCAGCGTGACCGAGGTGCGCATGTCGCCCGACCTGCGGCAGGCCAAGGTCTATGTGAAGCCGCTGCTGGGCGCGGACGAGGCGAAGGTGATCAAGGCGCTGCAGGTCAATACCGCCTTCTTCCAGCGCGAGGTGGCCCAGCGCCTTGGGCTGAAATTCGCGCCGAAACTGCAGTTCCGCCCTGACGAAACATTCGACGAGGCAGGCCGGATCGAGCGCCTGCTGGACGATCCGCGCGTCCGCCGCGACATCGAGGATGACGAGGACTAG
- the pspF gene encoding phage shock protein operon transcriptional activator, which translates to MDRGKQFVGQSKAILDAVERASRAAALSRPVLVIGERGTGKELIAERLHHLSDRWGEPLVVMNCAALPETLIEAELFGHEAGAFTGASKARTGRFEEADGGTLFLDELGTLSMAAQERLLRAVEYGEITRIGASRPTVVDVRIVAATNEDLPALAERGEFRADLLDRLSFEVITLPPLRAREGDITVIADFFGRRMAAELMWEEWPGFSEEVIEQLEAYPWPGNVRELRNVVERAVYRWDDGRTPVGAVVFDPFDSPWAPKSSARGPAQRPDALPPVELKPAFDFAAVTDLRAAVDGHERAIVESALDRHRWNQRRAAEALGLSYDQLRHCIRKHALNEAGSESDKAA; encoded by the coding sequence ATGGATCGGGGCAAGCAGTTTGTCGGCCAGTCTAAGGCCATTCTCGACGCGGTGGAGCGGGCCAGCCGTGCGGCGGCCCTGTCGCGCCCGGTGCTGGTCATCGGCGAGCGCGGAACCGGCAAGGAACTTATCGCCGAGCGGCTTCATCACCTGTCGGATCGCTGGGGCGAACCGCTGGTCGTGATGAATTGCGCCGCTCTTCCCGAAACGCTGATCGAGGCGGAATTGTTCGGCCACGAGGCAGGTGCCTTCACCGGAGCATCGAAGGCGCGGACCGGCCGGTTCGAGGAAGCCGACGGCGGCACCCTGTTCCTCGACGAACTCGGCACGCTGTCGATGGCCGCCCAGGAACGCCTGCTAAGAGCCGTGGAATACGGCGAGATTACGCGCATCGGGGCGTCGCGTCCCACGGTGGTCGACGTTCGCATCGTCGCTGCCACCAACGAGGATCTGCCCGCGCTGGCCGAACGCGGCGAGTTCAGGGCCGACCTTCTCGACCGGTTGAGCTTCGAGGTCATCACTCTCCCACCCTTGCGGGCACGCGAGGGCGACATCACCGTCATCGCCGATTTCTTCGGCCGGCGCATGGCGGCGGAACTGATGTGGGAGGAATGGCCGGGCTTTTCGGAAGAGGTGATCGAACAGCTGGAAGCCTATCCATGGCCCGGCAACGTGCGTGAATTGCGCAATGTCGTCGAACGCGCGGTCTATCGCTGGGATGATGGACGCACACCGGTCGGGGCGGTCGTCTTCGATCCGTTCGATTCGCCATGGGCGCCCAAGTCCTCGGCGCGCGGCCCCGCGCAGCGGCCGGACGCGCTGCCACCGGTCGAACTGAAGCCGGCTTTCGATTTCGCTGCCGTTACCGACCTGCGCGCCGCGGTCGACGGGCATGAGCGTGCCATCGTCGAATCCGCGCTGGACCGCCACCGCTGGAACCAGCGCCGTGCGGCGGAAGCATTGGGGCTTAGTTACGACCAGCTTCGCCACTGCATCCGCAAGCATGCGCTGAACGAAGCGGGAAGCGAGAGCGACAAGGCGGCCTGA
- the rimP gene encoding ribosome maturation protein RimP, translating to MTDLARLTDLIEQEVTASGFELVRVKLFGSDDERTLQVMAENPETGQLVIDQCMAISRRISDAIDAREEAGDELIKGAYRLEVSSPGIDRPLTRAKDFANWVGHEARITLSKDADAPAGNKRTFQGDLTAFEDDMVTVDDKKLGSVTMPLAGIHSAKLMLTDRLIKSTVPLDTTGADEVVSEEFGEVEDMSEEDAD from the coding sequence ATGACCGACCTCGCGCGTCTCACCGATCTGATCGAACAGGAAGTCACCGCTTCCGGCTTCGAACTCGTGCGCGTGAAACTGTTCGGTTCGGATGACGAGCGTACGCTGCAGGTGATGGCCGAGAACCCGGAGACCGGCCAGCTGGTGATCGACCAGTGCATGGCGATCTCGCGCCGCATCTCCGACGCGATCGACGCGCGTGAGGAAGCGGGCGACGAGCTGATCAAGGGCGCGTACAGGCTGGAAGTGTCTTCTCCGGGGATCGACCGCCCGCTGACCCGCGCGAAGGATTTCGCGAACTGGGTCGGGCACGAGGCGCGCATTACCCTGTCCAAGGACGCCGACGCGCCCGCGGGCAACAAGCGCACGTTCCAGGGCGACCTGACCGCGTTCGAGGACGACATGGTGACGGTCGACGACAAGAAGCTGGGATCGGTGACCATGCCGCTGGCCGGCATCCATTCGGCCAAGCTGATGCTGACGGACCGACTGATCAAGTCGACCGTGCCGCTGGACACCACCGGCGCGGACGAGGTTGTTTCCGAGGAATTCGGGGAAGTCGAGGATATGTCGGAAGAGGATGCGGACTAG
- the pspC gene encoding envelope stress response membrane protein PspC, translated as MSSTERTRFYRDKVNGKFLGVSAGLADYTGIDAIWIRLGFLIATITMGWPILIYIAMGMMAPKKPEHLYTDRKEQQFWQGVRQSPTRSAREVKARFRDIDRRLAHVEEYYVSGNRQLSDEIEKLR; from the coding sequence ATGAGCAGCACCGAACGTACCCGCTTCTACCGCGACAAGGTGAACGGCAAGTTCCTGGGCGTCAGTGCGGGCCTTGCCGACTATACCGGGATCGACGCGATCTGGATCCGCCTTGGCTTCCTGATTGCCACGATCACGATGGGCTGGCCGATCCTGATCTATATCGCGATGGGCATGATGGCACCGAAGAAGCCCGAACACCTCTACACCGACCGCAAGGAACAGCAGTTCTGGCAGGGCGTCCGCCAGTCGCCGACCCGCTCGGCGCGCGAGGTGAAGGCCCGGTTCCGCGACATCGACCGCCGCCTCGCCCATGTCGAGGAATATTACGTAAGCGGCAATCGCCAGCTTTCCGACGAGATCGAGAAGCTGCGCTGA
- the nusA gene encoding transcription termination factor NusA, which yields MANAISANRAELLAIANAVASEKMIDKSIVIEAMEEAIQKSARNRYGAENDIRAKLDPQTGDLRLWRVVEVVEEVEDYFKQVSVEQAQKLQDGAQVGDFIVDPLPPVDLGRIDAQSAKQVIFQKVRDAERERQYEEFKDRAGEVITGVIKSVEFGHVIVNLGRAEGIIRRDQQIPREVARTGERIRALILKVDRSNRGPQIFLSRAHPEFMKKLFAQEVPEIYDGIIQIKAAARDPGSRAKIGVISHDSSIDPVGACVGMKGSRVQAVVQELQGEKIDIIPWSEDTATFVVNALQPATVSRVVIDEEESRIEVVVPDDQLSLAIGRRGQNVRLASQLTESQIDIMTEQESSEKRSKEFAERSKMFEEELDVDETLSQLLVAEGFTELEEVAYVDRDELAGIEGFDEDLAEELQSRAIEALERREETFRTARREMGVDDALAEIPHLNEEMLVVLGNAGILTLDDLADLATDELIAKRREGPRRRGGPAAGPPMKRDRRPEDKGGVLGAYGLTEEQGNEIIMAARAHWFEDEDDVTEGQPADETISSEAEAVTDEAVAEATAEDENMQEAADADSKQ from the coding sequence ATGGCGAATGCGATTTCGGCGAACCGCGCAGAGCTTCTGGCGATTGCCAATGCCGTGGCCAGCGAGAAGATGATCGACAAGTCCATCGTGATCGAGGCGATGGAAGAAGCGATCCAGAAATCGGCCCGCAACCGCTATGGCGCCGAGAACGACATCCGCGCCAAGCTGGACCCGCAGACCGGCGACCTTCGCCTGTGGCGCGTGGTCGAGGTGGTCGAGGAGGTCGAGGACTACTTCAAGCAGGTTTCGGTCGAACAGGCGCAGAAGCTGCAGGACGGCGCGCAGGTCGGCGACTTCATTGTCGATCCGCTGCCCCCCGTCGACCTGGGCCGCATCGACGCGCAATCGGCCAAGCAGGTGATCTTCCAGAAGGTCCGCGATGCCGAGCGCGAGCGCCAGTACGAGGAATTCAAGGACCGCGCCGGCGAGGTCATCACCGGCGTGATCAAGTCGGTCGAATTCGGCCACGTGATCGTGAACCTGGGCCGGGCCGAGGGCATCATCCGCCGCGACCAGCAGATCCCGCGCGAAGTCGCCCGCACCGGTGAACGCATTCGCGCGCTGATCCTGAAGGTCGACCGGTCGAACCGCGGCCCGCAGATCTTCCTGTCCCGCGCGCATCCCGAATTCATGAAGAAGCTGTTCGCGCAGGAAGTGCCCGAGATCTACGACGGCATCATCCAGATCAAGGCCGCCGCCCGCGACCCGGGCAGCCGCGCCAAGATCGGCGTGATCAGCCATGACAGCAGCATCGACCCGGTCGGTGCCTGCGTCGGCATGAAGGGCAGCCGTGTGCAGGCCGTCGTCCAGGAACTGCAGGGTGAGAAGATCGACATCATCCCCTGGAGCGAGGACACCGCGACCTTCGTCGTCAACGCGCTTCAGCCCGCGACCGTCAGCCGGGTCGTCATCGACGAGGAAGAAAGCCGCATCGAGGTCGTCGTTCCCGACGATCAGCTGTCGCTTGCCATCGGTCGCCGCGGCCAGAACGTACGCCTGGCCTCGCAGCTGACCGAGAGCCAGATCGACATCATGACCGAACAAGAGTCGAGCGAGAAGCGGTCGAAGGAATTCGCCGAACGTTCGAAGATGTTCGAGGAAGAGCTGGACGTCGACGAGACGCTCTCGCAGCTGCTGGTGGCCGAAGGCTTCACCGAGCTGGAGGAAGTCGCCTATGTCGACCGCGACGAGCTGGCCGGTATCGAGGGCTTTGACGAGGACCTTGCCGAAGAGCTGCAGTCGCGTGCGATCGAGGCGCTTGAGCGCCGCGAGGAGACCTTCCGTACCGCCCGCCGCGAGATGGGCGTGGACGATGCGCTGGCCGAAATCCCGCATCTGAACGAGGAAATGCTGGTGGTGCTGGGTAACGCCGGCATCCTGACGCTGGATGACCTGGCCGATCTGGCCACCGACGAGCTGATCGCCAAGCGCCGCGAAGGTCCCCGTCGCCGCGGCGGCCCCGCAGCCGGCCCGCCGATGAAGCGCGACCGTCGTCCCGAGGACAAGGGCGGCGTGCTGGGCGCCTATGGCCTGACCGAAGAGCAGGGCAACGAGATCATCATGGCGGCCCGCGCGCACTGGTTCGAGGATGAGGACGACGTTACCGAGGGGCAGCCCGCGGACGAGACGATTTCCTCCGAGGCCGAAGCCGTGACCGACGAAGCCGTGGCCGAGGCAACTGCCGAGGACGAAAACATGCAGGAGGCCGCCGATGCGGACTCCAAGCAATGA
- the infB gene encoding translation initiation factor IF-2 produces MSDNDNSTRTRKPLGLKRAVDAGEVKQTFSHGRTNKVAVEVKRKRKILKPGETAPAAAPEAAPTPVAAPPAAPKPAAPKPAPRRPSPSDETPQERVARLQREAEEERLKMAEEARRREEEAKAKALEEERQRAEDNRKAEAEAQKEAVAEAEVEASQTQEEPAPAVEAEKPAEQEEAASDPAVEEQGEAVPAPRKFTPVKRPEPKKVEKKPAADKKGGARDTRGDTRSAEAKGADRRRGGKLTVNKALNDDEGARARSLAALKRAREKERRSQYRGQQQQREKQVRDVVVPEAITVQELANRMAEKGADLVKALFNLGMMVTVNQTIDQDTAELLVEEFGHNIQRVSESDVDIDNTVDVDPAETLKPRPPVVTIMGHVDHGKTSLLDALRGTDVTRGEAGGITQHIGAYQVKTKAGDMITFLDTPGHEAFTEMRARGANVTDIVILVVAADDGLMPQTIEAINHTKAAGVPMIVAINKIDKDEANPKKIRERLLEHEIVVEEMSGDVMDVEVSAKKKIGLDKLIDAINLQAELLELKANPDRDAEATVIEAQLDKGKGPLATVLVTRGTLKRGDVFVVGTESGRVRAMHDDKGRQVKEAGPSTPVEVLGLGGVPRAGDLMNVVENEQRAREVATYRTEKANEKRTAMPVSNFENMFSALKSEMVEFPVVIKADVQGSVEAISTALGRLSNDLIKVRVLHSGVGAITESDVTLAAASGAPIIGFNVRPNAKARQQMEKDKVEMMYYDVIYHLTEEIAKRMAGELGPERIENVVGRAAVKQVFPAGKKDKAAGLLVEEGVIRKGLFARLTRNDVIVSATSIESLRRFKDDVDEVRAGLECGVVLSDTNDIKPGDQLEVFEVEERERVL; encoded by the coding sequence ATGAGCGATAACGACAACAGCACCCGGACCCGCAAGCCGCTTGGCCTGAAGCGTGCGGTGGACGCGGGCGAGGTCAAGCAGACCTTCAGCCATGGCCGGACCAACAAGGTCGCCGTGGAAGTAAAGCGCAAGCGCAAGATCCTGAAGCCGGGCGAGACTGCGCCTGCCGCTGCCCCCGAAGCTGCGCCAACTCCTGTCGCCGCGCCGCCCGCCGCGCCCAAGCCCGCCGCGCCCAAGCCCGCGCCCCGCCGTCCTTCGCCCAGCGACGAGACGCCGCAGGAGCGCGTCGCCCGCTTGCAGCGCGAGGCCGAGGAAGAACGCCTGAAGATGGCGGAGGAAGCCCGCCGCCGCGAGGAAGAGGCCAAGGCCAAGGCGCTTGAGGAAGAGCGCCAGCGTGCCGAGGACAACCGCAAGGCCGAAGCCGAGGCGCAGAAGGAAGCCGTGGCCGAGGCAGAAGTCGAAGCCAGTCAGACGCAGGAAGAGCCTGCTCCCGCCGTTGAAGCCGAAAAGCCCGCAGAGCAGGAGGAAGCCGCCAGCGATCCGGCAGTCGAGGAACAGGGCGAGGCCGTGCCCGCCCCGCGCAAGTTCACTCCGGTCAAGCGTCCCGAGCCCAAGAAGGTCGAGAAGAAGCCCGCCGCGGACAAGAAGGGCGGGGCCCGCGACACGCGCGGCGATACGCGCAGCGCCGAAGCCAAGGGCGCCGACCGCCGCCGCGGCGGCAAGCTGACCGTCAACAAGGCGCTGAACGACGACGAAGGCGCGCGGGCCCGCAGTCTCGCCGCGCTGAAGCGTGCGCGCGAGAAGGAGCGCCGTTCGCAGTACCGCGGCCAGCAGCAGCAGCGTGAGAAGCAGGTGCGCGACGTCGTCGTGCCCGAGGCCATTACCGTGCAGGAACTGGCCAATCGCATGGCCGAAAAGGGCGCCGATCTGGTGAAGGCGTTGTTCAACCTGGGCATGATGGTCACCGTCAACCAGACGATCGACCAGGACACCGCGGAATTGCTGGTCGAGGAATTCGGCCACAACATCCAGCGCGTGTCGGAAAGCGACGTCGATATCGACAATACGGTCGATGTCGATCCTGCCGAGACCCTGAAGCCGCGTCCTCCGGTCGTGACGATCATGGGCCATGTCGACCACGGCAAGACCAGCCTGCTCGACGCGCTGCGCGGCACGGACGTGACCCGCGGCGAAGCGGGCGGCATCACGCAGCATATCGGCGCCTATCAGGTGAAGACCAAGGCGGGTGACATGATCACCTTCCTCGATACGCCGGGCCACGAGGCCTTTACCGAGATGCGTGCGCGCGGTGCCAATGTCACCGACATCGTCATCCTGGTGGTGGCGGCCGACGACGGGCTGATGCCGCAGACGATCGAGGCGATCAACCACACCAAGGCGGCTGGCGTGCCGATGATCGTGGCGATCAACAAGATCGACAAGGACGAGGCGAACCCGAAGAAGATCCGCGAGCGCCTGCTGGAACACGAGATCGTGGTCGAGGAGATGAGCGGCGACGTCATGGATGTCGAGGTTTCGGCCAAGAAGAAGATCGGTCTCGACAAGCTGATCGATGCGATCAACCTGCAGGCCGAACTGCTCGAACTGAAGGCCAATCCCGACCGCGACGCCGAGGCCACCGTGATCGAGGCGCAGCTCGACAAGGGCAAGGGGCCGCTGGCCACCGTCCTCGTCACCCGCGGTACGCTGAAGCGCGGCGACGTGTTCGTCGTCGGCACCGAAAGCGGCCGCGTTCGCGCCATGCACGACGACAAGGGCCGTCAGGTCAAGGAAGCCGGACCCTCGACTCCGGTCGAGGTGCTGGGCCTTGGCGGCGTTCCGCGTGCTGGCGACCTGATGAACGTGGTCGAGAACGAGCAGCGTGCCCGCGAGGTCGCGACCTATCGTACCGAGAAGGCGAACGAGAAGCGCACCGCGATGCCGGTTTCGAACTTCGAGAACATGTTCTCGGCGTTGAAGAGCGAGATGGTCGAGTTCCCGGTCGTCATCAAGGCGGACGTGCAGGGTTCGGTCGAGGCAATCTCGACCGCGCTGGGCCGCCTGTCCAACGACCTCATCAAGGTTCGCGTCCTGCATTCGGGCGTCGGTGCCATTACCGAGAGCGACGTTACGCTCGCGGCGGCATCGGGCGCTCCGATCATCGGCTTCAACGTGCGTCCCAATGCCAAGGCGCGCCAGCAGATGGAAAAGGACAAGGTGGAGATGATGTATTACGACGTCATCTATCACCTGACCGAGGAGATCGCGAAGCGCATGGCGGGCGAGCTTGGTCCCGAGCGGATCGAGAACGTCGTGGGCCGTGCCGCGGTCAAGCAGGTGTTCCCCGCCGGCAAGAAGGACAAGGCCGCTGGCCTGCTGGTCGAGGAAGGCGTCATCCGCAAGGGCCTGTTCGCGCGTCTTACCCGCAATGATGTCATCGTTTCGGCTACCTCGATCGAATCGCTGCGGCGCTTCAAGGACGACGTGGACGAAGTCCGCGCGGGTCTGGAATGCGGCGTGGTGCTTTCGGACACGAACGACATCAAGCCGGGCGACCAGCTTGAAGTCTTCGAGGTCGAGGAGCGCGAACGCGTTCTTTAA
- a CDS encoding DUF1697 domain-containing protein yields MLCILALPFVYFSQGTIMPRYAAFFASMNVGGNRLKMTDLRDALEREDLEDVETVVASGNVLFSFDDRPSEGLSEMLAFIVKDRFDFDTFAAVRSRDEVSAAIEDNPFHGQGDDKQVHTLFLEREADADQFGVLTAAYEGRGPERIALGDRCLYVDYVEGVGNSRLTGPFIERKLDRRFTARNMASLKRILDKMD; encoded by the coding sequence ATGCTGTGCATTCTGGCGCTGCCCTTCGTCTATTTCAGCCAGGGAACGATCATGCCCCGCTACGCCGCTTTCTTCGCCAGCATGAATGTCGGCGGCAATCGGTTGAAGATGACCGATCTGCGCGACGCGCTGGAGCGTGAGGATCTGGAAGACGTCGAAACCGTCGTCGCCAGCGGCAACGTGCTGTTCTCCTTCGATGATCGACCTTCGGAGGGGCTGTCGGAGATGCTGGCCTTCATCGTGAAGGACCGGTTCGATTTCGACACTTTCGCAGCCGTACGCAGCAGGGACGAGGTGAGCGCCGCGATCGAGGACAACCCTTTTCATGGGCAAGGCGACGACAAGCAGGTCCATACGCTGTTTTTGGAGCGCGAAGCCGATGCAGACCAGTTCGGCGTGCTGACGGCAGCCTATGAGGGGCGGGGACCCGAGCGCATCGCGCTTGGCGACCGCTGCCTTTACGTCGATTATGTCGAGGGGGTCGGCAACAGCAGGCTCACCGGCCCCTTCATCGAGCGCAAGCTCGACCGCCGCTTCACCGCGCGCAACATGGCCTCGCTGAAGCGAATTCTGGACAAGATGGATTGA
- the pspA gene encoding phage shock protein PspA, which yields MTDRERAEKAGRERSESRRHRDYDDDEPIRFRGGSSLRQNGAQLMGIFSRTRDIIAANFSDMIEKADDPEKMIRMIIVEMEETLVEVRAGAARTIADQKEMQRHAVKLERLQEDWADKAQLALSKGREDLARAALMEKRKATDLAKQLSEEMDVLEQSLRANEEDIAKLQQRLREARSRQSMIAARLESAENRVRLRKLMTTERVDEALARFEMLERRVDYAEGHADALGMAMKGEPSLAEQIEGLSAVDKVDEELEALKRSMGGQSEKKED from the coding sequence ATGACCGACCGCGAACGTGCCGAGAAGGCGGGGCGGGAAAGAAGTGAATCGCGCCGCCATCGCGACTATGATGACGATGAGCCGATCCGCTTTCGCGGCGGCAGCAGCCTGAGGCAGAACGGAGCCCAATTGATGGGAATATTTTCGCGCACCCGTGACATCATTGCCGCCAACTTCTCGGACATGATCGAGAAGGCCGACGATCCCGAAAAGATGATCCGCATGATCATCGTCGAGATGGAGGAAACGCTGGTCGAGGTCCGTGCAGGCGCCGCCCGCACCATCGCCGACCAGAAGGAAATGCAGCGTCACGCGGTGAAGCTGGAACGGCTGCAGGAAGACTGGGCGGACAAGGCGCAGCTTGCGCTGTCCAAGGGCCGCGAGGACCTGGCCCGCGCCGCGCTGATGGAAAAGCGCAAGGCGACCGACCTGGCCAAGCAGCTGTCCGAGGAAATGGACGTGCTGGAGCAGAGCCTGCGCGCCAACGAGGAAGACATCGCCAAGCTGCAGCAGCGCCTGCGCGAGGCGCGGAGCCGGCAGTCGATGATCGCGGCCCGCCTGGAAAGCGCCGAGAACCGCGTCCGACTGCGCAAGCTGATGACGACCGAGCGTGTCGACGAAGCACTGGCCCGGTTCGAGATGCTGGAGCGCCGCGTCGATTACGCCGAAGGCCACGCCGACGCGCTGGGCATGGCCATGAAGGGCGAGCCGTCGCTTGCCGAGCAGATCGAAGGGCTGTCCGCCGTCGACAAGGTCGACGAGGAACTCGAAGCGCTCAAGCGCTCGATGGGCGGCCAGAGCGAGAAGAAGGAGGACTGA
- a CDS encoding DUF448 domain-containing protein has product MRTPSNETVASDIDEKVPEFDEGTVTRRSGARGDGPMRKCVITGRIAPRESLLRLAMGPQGSAASDDRPAVLPDAHAKAPGRGAWIGVTRAELEEAIAKGHLKGALARGFKGPPPVIPAELPELAEQALLRALTDRLGIEYRSGNVLAGSDRIAEAARSGKVWWLGHASDAGGDGSRRLDQAWRVGEDKEGTGMAGESLPLDRAGLSVALGRDNTVHLALTDRAAAGRVSTLLARLNHYLGHDGATADGPGNAGLESGGPAAQRASEP; this is encoded by the coding sequence ATGCGGACTCCAAGCAATGAGACCGTAGCGTCCGACATCGATGAAAAGGTGCCCGAGTTCGACGAGGGCACCGTCACCCGCCGCTCTGGCGCGCGGGGCGACGGACCCATGCGCAAATGCGTCATTACGGGCCGTATCGCTCCGCGCGAAAGCCTGTTGCGGCTGGCGATGGGGCCGCAGGGATCCGCAGCTTCCGACGACAGGCCCGCGGTTCTGCCCGATGCCCATGCCAAGGCGCCAGGACGCGGCGCATGGATCGGCGTCACGCGCGCCGAACTTGAAGAAGCGATCGCGAAGGGCCATCTGAAGGGAGCCCTGGCGCGCGGTTTCAAGGGGCCGCCGCCTGTCATTCCGGCCGAACTTCCCGAACTGGCGGAGCAGGCGCTGCTGCGCGCCCTGACCGACAGGCTGGGCATCGAGTACCGCTCCGGCAATGTGCTCGCCGGATCCGATCGCATCGCCGAGGCGGCGCGTTCGGGCAAGGTTTGGTGGTTGGGGCACGCGTCCGACGCCGGTGGCGATGGTTCGCGTCGGCTCGACCAGGCATGGCGCGTGGGTGAGGACAAGGAAGGTACCGGCATGGCGGGCGAAAGCTTGCCTCTGGACCGGGCGGGGCTGTCTGTGGCATTGGGCCGCGACAATACCGTCCATCTGGCGTTGACCGATCGTGCCGCCGCCGGACGCGTTTCGACCTTGCTTGCAAGGCTCAACCATTACCTTGGCCACGATGGCGCGACCGCCGATGGCCCCGGAAATGCCGGGTTGGAAAGTGGAGGGCCTGCCGCACAGCGGGCCAGCGAACCGTAG
- a CDS encoding envelope stress response membrane protein PspB: protein MTKWKTAPTLTQGDEAMLEELYKLARRLDDRMDTVERLVAADNEEFSKPRLIADQEADNVKLAELERMMKERNAQ, encoded by the coding sequence GTGACCAAGTGGAAGACCGCGCCCACCCTGACCCAGGGTGACGAGGCGATGCTGGAGGAGCTCTACAAGCTCGCTCGCCGCCTCGACGACCGGATGGATACGGTGGAGCGCCTTGTCGCTGCCGATAACGAGGAATTCTCCAAGCCGCGCCTGATCGCCGATCAGGAAGCCGACAATGTGAAGCTGGCCGAGCTGGAGCGCATGATGAAGGAAAGGAACGCACAATGA